In Myxococcota bacterium, a single genomic region encodes these proteins:
- a CDS encoding L-2-amino-thiazoline-4-carboxylic acid hydrolase, with translation MAAEDLTLFERLRIQMEALVPVIRAFEAEFGGDAVKAVLEARLQNDLDEATATTPPQADLRVMTAGTEAYAAGDVLDYEVLTVSEDRFEMNVTRCGYAALMEELDARDLGPLLICNHDFPMALRMGAELERTQTCMRGASHCDFRYRRRSG, from the coding sequence ATGGCGGCGGAAGACCTCACCCTCTTCGAACGGCTGCGGATCCAGATGGAGGCCCTCGTACCCGTGATCCGCGCGTTCGAGGCCGAGTTCGGCGGAGACGCCGTCAAGGCGGTCCTCGAAGCGCGCCTGCAGAACGACCTCGACGAGGCAACCGCGACGACACCGCCACAGGCCGATCTCCGTGTGATGACCGCCGGGACCGAGGCCTACGCGGCCGGCGACGTCCTCGACTACGAGGTGCTCACCGTCAGCGAGGATCGCTTCGAGATGAACGTCACGCGCTGCGGATACGCGGCGCTGATGGAAGAGCTCGACGCACGTGATCTCGGGCCGCTTCTCATCTGCAACCACGACTTCCCGATGGCGCTGCGCATGGGCGCCGAGCTGGAGCGCACCCAGACCTGCATGCGGGGCGCGTCGCACTGCGACTTCCGCTACCGCCGCCGCAGCGGCTGA
- a CDS encoding nuclear transport factor 2 family protein — translation MSKPLAQVLLERYWDEASNQAQYELVRELCADPIVRHDPGKAPTRLSHDEQIERLRFGVEQMGVVIDRVLVHADDTLATSVWNLVMTKAGDKRLSGIEVFRVADGRLAECWNAPYGDGHWDEPLDA, via the coding sequence ATGTCGAAGCCCTTGGCCCAGGTGTTGCTCGAACGCTACTGGGATGAAGCGAGCAACCAGGCGCAGTACGAGCTGGTCCGAGAGCTCTGCGCCGATCCGATCGTGCGCCACGACCCCGGCAAGGCACCCACCCGCCTCAGCCATGACGAGCAGATCGAACGGCTCCGCTTCGGCGTGGAGCAGATGGGCGTCGTGATCGACCGGGTGCTGGTGCATGCCGACGACACCTTGGCCACGTCGGTCTGGAATCTCGTGATGACGAAGGCGGGCGACAAGCGCCTCAGCGGGATCGAGGTGTTTCGCGTCGCCGACGGCCGGCTCGCCGAGTGCTGGAACGCCCCCTACGGCGACGGTCACTGGGACGAGCCGCTCGATGCCTGA
- a CDS encoding thioesterase family protein encodes MPEGSAGPPSGGLVWELPSPFAISRIVEAAEVDRLGHVNNAVYLAWCESVAWEHADHVGTGWDAWQRLDRAMAVHAVRLQYLAPAFAADEVRAANWIVRNDGRLRATRRFQIQRTSDGRQLLQGEIDYVCIEISSGKPRRMPSEFLSAYAVLPDVAAAWEARPT; translated from the coding sequence ATGCCTGAAGGCTCGGCTGGGCCTCCGTCGGGAGGGCTCGTCTGGGAGCTGCCGTCGCCCTTCGCGATCTCCCGCATCGTCGAGGCCGCCGAGGTGGATCGGCTCGGCCACGTGAACAACGCGGTCTACCTCGCCTGGTGCGAGTCCGTCGCCTGGGAGCACGCCGATCACGTCGGCACGGGTTGGGACGCGTGGCAACGCCTCGATCGCGCGATGGCGGTGCACGCAGTCCGGCTCCAGTACCTCGCGCCTGCGTTTGCGGCTGACGAGGTGCGCGCCGCCAACTGGATCGTGCGGAACGACGGACGTCTGCGCGCGACGCGTCGCTTCCAGATCCAGCGCACGAGTGACGGGCGTCAGCTGCTCCAAGGCGAGATCGACTACGTGTGCATCGAGATCAGCAGCGGGAAGCCGCGCCGGATGCCGTCCGAGTTCTTGTCGGCCTACGCCGTGCTGCCGGATGTCGCCGCCGCCTGGGAAGCGCGGCCTACCTGA
- a CDS encoding nitroreductase/quinone reductase family protein, which yields MTDMRQVPWIAEHIQLYQTDPEKAHMWDSTHLGGPGLLPTLLLTTIGRKSGEPRPLPLIYGEADGSYVIIASKGGMPNHPVWFLNLEAQPDCELMVGPKAVSARARVAEGDERSRLWKQMVEIYPPYTDYEKNAAPRVIPVVVLDPR from the coding sequence ATGACCGATATGCGACAGGTGCCCTGGATCGCCGAGCACATCCAGCTCTACCAGACCGACCCCGAGAAGGCCCACATGTGGGACTCGACGCACCTCGGCGGGCCCGGTCTGTTGCCGACGCTGCTGCTCACGACGATCGGTCGGAAGTCCGGTGAGCCCCGCCCCCTCCCGCTCATCTACGGGGAGGCCGATGGCAGCTACGTGATCATCGCGTCGAAGGGCGGCATGCCGAACCACCCGGTGTGGTTCCTGAACCTCGAAGCCCAGCCCGACTGTGAGCTGATGGTCGGCCCGAAGGCCGTGTCGGCACGGGCCCGGGTCGCAGAGGGCGACGAGCGCTCCCGACTCTGGAAACAGATGGTCGAGATCTATCCGCCCTACACCGACTACGAAAAGAACGCGGCCCCGCGCGTGATCCCCGTGGTGGTACTCGATCCGCGCTGA
- a CDS encoding long-chain-fatty-acid--CoA ligase encodes MEVPLLVNDFLHRAARLYGEKLAVVDGAHRFTYAELQARANRLSNWLLSLGVGQGDRVCILSPNSHFFLESFYGTSQIGAILVPLNYRLVAADHQYIIDHAGVKAILVDGEYTGIVDEIRGALPKVEHWIVAQHGGATPDGWIDWEAGIAPMSDAPPPAPPTPLAENDVVSINYTSGTTARPKGVMLTHRNCYLNAYNMIAHLGIHHGDVELWTLPMFHCNGWGGVYALTGMAGTHVVLRAVEGEAIYRLIEDEGVTFACMAPAVLRTILDYPDKAKHTIATKPRFVVAGAPPPAAFIERLERELGWDFIQIYGLTETAPLLTVSQPDAQWEEGDYARRARAGVAGIGVELQVLDDDGKPVPKDGETVGEVCARSNVVFKGYWEQPDQTDACLYDGFFHTGDLGVWDATASVHIVDRKKDVIISGGENISSPEIEDALYQHPAVLECAVIGVPHEKWGETPKALVVLREGEALDEAGLIAFCREHLAHFKCPTSIEFVPELPRTATGKLQKFKLREKYWEGARRVSG; translated from the coding sequence ATGGAAGTGCCCCTCCTCGTCAACGATTTCCTGCACCGCGCCGCCCGGCTCTACGGCGAGAAGCTCGCCGTCGTCGACGGCGCCCACCGCTTCACCTACGCCGAGCTCCAGGCACGTGCGAACCGTCTGTCGAACTGGTTGCTCTCCCTCGGCGTCGGGCAGGGCGATCGCGTCTGCATCCTGAGCCCGAACTCCCACTTCTTTCTCGAGAGCTTCTACGGGACCAGCCAGATCGGCGCGATCCTGGTTCCCTTGAACTACCGCCTGGTGGCCGCCGATCACCAGTACATCATCGACCACGCGGGCGTGAAGGCGATCCTCGTCGACGGGGAGTACACGGGCATCGTCGACGAGATTCGTGGCGCACTGCCGAAGGTCGAACACTGGATCGTCGCCCAGCACGGAGGAGCGACGCCCGACGGCTGGATCGACTGGGAGGCCGGGATCGCGCCCATGTCGGATGCGCCGCCGCCCGCCCCGCCGACGCCGCTCGCTGAGAACGACGTCGTCTCGATCAACTACACCTCGGGGACCACCGCGCGGCCGAAGGGCGTGATGCTCACGCATCGCAACTGCTACCTGAACGCCTACAACATGATCGCGCACCTCGGCATCCACCACGGCGACGTCGAGCTGTGGACCCTGCCGATGTTCCACTGCAATGGTTGGGGCGGCGTCTACGCCTTGACGGGAATGGCAGGCACTCACGTGGTGTTGCGCGCCGTCGAGGGCGAGGCCATCTATCGCTTGATCGAGGACGAGGGCGTGACCTTCGCCTGCATGGCCCCGGCCGTACTGCGCACCATCCTCGACTACCCGGACAAGGCGAAGCACACGATCGCGACGAAGCCGCGTTTCGTCGTGGCCGGAGCTCCGCCGCCCGCCGCGTTCATCGAGCGGCTGGAGCGCGAGCTGGGCTGGGACTTCATCCAGATCTATGGCCTCACGGAGACGGCTCCTCTCCTGACCGTTTCCCAGCCCGACGCCCAGTGGGAAGAGGGCGACTACGCGCGCCGCGCCCGCGCGGGCGTCGCGGGGATCGGCGTCGAACTCCAGGTACTGGACGACGATGGGAAGCCCGTCCCGAAGGACGGCGAGACCGTCGGGGAGGTCTGCGCCCGTTCGAACGTCGTCTTCAAGGGCTACTGGGAGCAGCCGGACCAGACCGACGCGTGCCTCTACGACGGCTTCTTCCACACCGGTGACCTCGGCGTCTGGGACGCCACGGCGAGCGTCCACATCGTCGACCGCAAGAAGGACGTCATCATCTCGGGTGGCGAGAACATCAGCTCGCCCGAGATCGAGGATGCGCTCTACCAGCACCCCGCGGTCCTCGAGTGCGCCGTCATCGGCGTGCCCCACGAGAAGTGGGGCGAGACGCCGAAGGCCCTGGTGGTCCTCCGCGAGGGCGAGGCCCTGGACGAAGCCGGGCTGATCGCCTTCTGTCGCGAGCATCTCGCCCACTTCAAGTGCCCGACCTCGATCGAGTTCGTGCCCGAGCTGCCTCGCACGGCCACGGGGAAGCTCCAGAAGTTCAAGCTGCGCGAGAAGTACTGGGAGGGCGCGCGCCGCGTGAGCGGCTAG
- a CDS encoding ATP-binding cassette domain-containing protein — protein sequence MISVSNLAKSYGDRTLFEGVTLQFQRGARYGIVGANGCGKSTLLKILTGEESASDGELSVPKRAVLGVLGQDHFQYEQERILDVVMMGDRALWDAMAEKEQILANAETHFDGDRYAELEERIVQADGYSLEARSAEILEGLGIAQAVHDQPLSSLSGGFKLRVLLAQVLAAQPDALLLDEPTNHLDILSIRWLEEFLQDYKGAALLISHDHRFLDTVATHIVDVDYDTIKAYPGNYARFVVAKREERERREKEIAKREAEIAEHRAFVERFRAKATKARQAQSKLKTIERIDIERLPESSRRYPRFRFEPQRPSGRQALAVEGIAKAYGDNQVLLGVDLTIQRGERVAIIGPNGIGKSTLLQVIMGETPADAGEVEWGYETYPGYVAQDHKAQIGAGRQTIEEWLTGYSRGESVGFVKGNLAAVLFTGDETDKRLEALSGGEAARLIFARQSIEKPNVLVLDEPTNHLDLEAIEALVDALRAYEGTLIFVSHDRWFVNELATRIIELSPDGMQDFPGTYDEYLARSGEDHLNADEVLRRAKESKRAARGAKKKGRR from the coding sequence ATGATTTCGGTATCGAACCTCGCGAAGAGCTACGGCGATCGCACGCTCTTCGAAGGCGTGACGCTCCAGTTCCAGCGCGGCGCGCGCTACGGGATCGTGGGCGCGAACGGCTGTGGGAAGTCGACGCTGCTGAAGATCCTGACCGGCGAAGAGAGCGCCAGCGACGGCGAGCTCTCCGTGCCGAAGCGGGCCGTGTTGGGCGTGCTCGGGCAGGACCATTTCCAGTACGAGCAGGAGCGCATTCTCGACGTCGTGATGATGGGCGACCGGGCGCTCTGGGACGCGATGGCCGAGAAGGAGCAGATCCTCGCCAACGCCGAGACCCACTTCGACGGCGACCGCTACGCCGAACTCGAGGAGCGCATCGTCCAGGCCGACGGCTACAGCCTCGAGGCGCGCTCGGCGGAGATCCTGGAGGGGCTCGGGATCGCCCAGGCCGTCCATGATCAGCCTCTGTCTTCCCTCTCGGGTGGCTTCAAGTTGCGCGTCCTGCTGGCCCAGGTGCTGGCAGCCCAGCCCGACGCGCTGCTGCTCGACGAGCCGACGAACCACCTGGACATCCTCTCGATTCGCTGGCTCGAAGAGTTCCTGCAGGACTACAAGGGCGCGGCCCTCCTGATCTCGCACGACCACCGCTTCCTCGACACGGTGGCTACCCACATCGTCGATGTCGACTACGACACCATCAAGGCGTATCCGGGGAACTACGCGCGCTTCGTCGTGGCGAAGCGCGAGGAGCGCGAGCGCCGCGAGAAGGAGATCGCCAAGCGGGAAGCCGAGATCGCCGAGCACAGGGCGTTCGTCGAGCGCTTCCGGGCGAAGGCCACGAAGGCTCGCCAGGCCCAGAGCAAGCTGAAGACGATCGAGCGCATCGACATCGAGCGCCTGCCCGAGAGCTCGCGGCGCTATCCGCGCTTCCGCTTCGAGCCCCAGCGGCCGAGCGGCCGACAGGCGCTCGCCGTGGAGGGAATCGCGAAGGCCTACGGGGACAACCAGGTGCTCCTGGGCGTCGACCTCACCATCCAGCGCGGCGAGCGGGTCGCGATCATCGGTCCCAACGGCATCGGCAAGTCGACGCTCCTGCAGGTGATCATGGGCGAGACCCCCGCCGATGCGGGCGAGGTCGAGTGGGGCTACGAGACCTACCCGGGCTACGTCGCCCAGGACCACAAGGCCCAGATCGGCGCCGGCCGCCAGACCATCGAAGAGTGGCTGACCGGCTACAGCCGCGGCGAGAGCGTCGGCTTCGTGAAGGGAAACCTCGCGGCTGTCCTCTTCACCGGGGACGAGACCGACAAGCGCCTCGAAGCGCTGTCCGGAGGCGAGGCGGCGCGGCTGATCTTCGCGCGCCAGTCGATCGAGAAGCCGAATGTGCTGGTGCTCGACGAGCCCACCAACCACCTCGACCTCGAGGCGATCGAGGCGTTGGTCGACGCGCTCCGCGCCTACGAGGGCACGCTGATCTTCGTCTCCCACGATCGCTGGTTCGTCAACGAGTTGGCCACGCGCATCATCGAGCTGTCGCCCGACGGCATGCAGGACTTTCCCGGCACCTACGACGAGTACCTGGCGCGTTCGGGTGAGGACCACCTGAATGCGGACGAGGTGCTGCGCCGCGCGAAGGAATCGAAGCGCGCGGCCCGTGGCGCCAAGAAGAAGGGCCGGCGCTAG
- a CDS encoding cyclase family protein, with amino-acid sequence MIAPCTRWLAFLALVVFLTPAAFAEEDWYPSKYGAEDTLGAVNVLKPAHVIAAMKLVKEGKTYALGVPTGPRTPAYGTRKYQIMTTGGDPSGGTLGENQATFNDDLLMTWVGIGSQLDGLGHLGINHRYYNGVHASEFVRLDGLTRFSTHEVPPIVTRGILVDLAGWKDVPYLPAGTAINEAEIVAALAAQGDTKISEGDVVLLHTGWQALAESDPDTFLQGEPGLGVGGAEYLAKLGVVAVGADTWGVEVVPGESDTIIFPVHQDLLAKHGVYLLENMNTAELAKDQATEFLFVLGQPRFVGSVQAVINPVAIR; translated from the coding sequence ATGATCGCACCTTGCACCCGTTGGCTCGCTTTCCTCGCCCTCGTCGTCTTCTTGACACCGGCCGCATTCGCCGAAGAGGACTGGTACCCGTCGAAGTACGGGGCGGAAGACACGCTCGGCGCCGTCAACGTCCTGAAGCCGGCGCACGTCATCGCGGCGATGAAGCTCGTCAAGGAAGGAAAGACCTACGCGCTCGGCGTTCCCACCGGTCCGCGCACACCTGCCTACGGCACGCGGAAGTATCAGATCATGACCACCGGAGGGGATCCCTCGGGCGGGACCCTCGGCGAGAACCAGGCCACCTTCAACGACGACCTGCTGATGACCTGGGTCGGCATCGGCTCTCAACTCGATGGGCTGGGCCACCTCGGGATCAACCACCGCTACTACAACGGCGTGCACGCCTCCGAGTTCGTCCGGCTCGATGGGCTCACGCGGTTCAGCACCCACGAGGTCCCGCCGATCGTCACGCGCGGGATTCTCGTCGACCTCGCGGGGTGGAAGGACGTCCCCTATCTGCCCGCCGGCACGGCCATCAACGAAGCCGAGATCGTCGCGGCCCTGGCGGCTCAGGGAGACACGAAGATCTCCGAGGGCGATGTGGTGTTGCTCCATACGGGTTGGCAGGCGCTCGCCGAGAGCGATCCCGACACCTTCCTGCAGGGCGAGCCCGGGCTCGGCGTCGGGGGAGCCGAGTACCTGGCGAAGCTCGGCGTGGTGGCCGTGGGCGCCGATACCTGGGGCGTCGAAGTCGTCCCCGGCGAGAGCGACACCATCATCTTTCCCGTGCACCAGGACCTACTCGCGAAGCATGGGGTGTACCTGCTCGAGAACATGAACACCGCTGAGCTCGCGAAGGATCAGGCCACCGAGTTCCTCTTCGTACTCGGGCAGCCTCGCTTCGTCGGCTCGGTCCAGGCGGTGATCAACCCGGTGGCGATCCGCTGA
- a CDS encoding SDR family NAD(P)-dependent oxidoreductase, which produces MNTPPLPSDLAGKSVILTGGSRGIGRGLALVLGRAGVRLMITGRKAERLDAVSSELDGLGVEHRTRVSDVADREANLALAAATLEAFGQIDGLVANAQSLRPVTKLADVQPKDFDRVVDTGPRGTLWLMQAVLPAMRERGRGRIVTFGSAMGLTGAPGYGPYSAAKEAVRSLTRTAAREWGEFGITVNCVCPASVAHRMPVSDDGGDRAAAFATMYAEHPLRRDGDPELDIAPTVAFLLSDASQYVTGQTLMVDGGGVMRA; this is translated from the coding sequence ATGAACACACCCCCGCTGCCGTCGGATCTTGCCGGCAAGAGCGTCATTCTCACCGGCGGGTCGCGCGGCATCGGTCGCGGTCTGGCGCTCGTGCTGGGACGCGCCGGCGTTCGGCTGATGATCACCGGGCGCAAGGCCGAGCGACTTGATGCCGTGTCGAGCGAACTGGACGGTCTCGGTGTCGAGCATCGAACCCGGGTGTCGGACGTCGCAGATCGGGAAGCGAATCTGGCGTTGGCCGCGGCGACTCTCGAGGCGTTCGGTCAGATCGACGGGCTGGTCGCGAACGCCCAGTCCTTGCGTCCTGTGACGAAGCTCGCCGACGTCCAACCCAAGGACTTCGATCGCGTGGTCGACACGGGTCCGCGCGGCACCCTGTGGCTGATGCAGGCAGTCCTCCCTGCGATGCGCGAGCGTGGCCGCGGCCGCATCGTCACTTTCGGGTCCGCGATGGGCCTGACGGGAGCGCCGGGTTACGGGCCCTACTCGGCCGCGAAGGAGGCGGTGCGTTCGCTCACACGGACGGCTGCGCGGGAGTGGGGCGAGTTCGGGATCACGGTGAACTGTGTGTGTCCCGCCTCCGTGGCCCATCGGATGCCGGTCAGCGACGACGGCGGCGATCGCGCGGCCGCCTTCGCGACGATGTACGCGGAGCACCCGCTCCGGCGCGACGGGGATCCCGAGCTCGACATCGCGCCGACCGTGGCGTTCCTGCTGAGCGATGCGAGCCAATACGTCACCGGCCAGACCCTGATGGTGGACGGTGGCGGGGTGATGCGCGCGTGA